A portion of the Stigmatopora argus isolate UIUO_Sarg chromosome 15, RoL_Sarg_1.0, whole genome shotgun sequence genome contains these proteins:
- the insm2 gene encoding insulinoma-associated protein 2, which translates to MPRGFLVKRTRRGSASYRPRKSKPLAQWHDGQSRCGETEPVKENHVWGVPSPDVAPPPAPREDSAGVTEVWNLHVESAVEAEEADRRAQLPDPEVDMTTPAGEDFSCFLSPLRPLVQARAEVEKKALFTQTCLSSSPETQLPFLVSSTRTSTGVTSPDTRFSSYGPLPKYESDMASLFPPLVNPGHHAGGRKRSPPESNKQNRVKAKVNRKLTFEDEVTTSPVLGLRIKKEGPEATRRPPRDKSSTGNQPLGEFICQLCKEEYADPLSLAQHKCSRIVRVEYRCPECDKVFSCPANLASHRRWHKPRPTGSGSPSVKQLEVDGRETESLRGVNRHRAARDNTATSDSSSPLYPPDSGPPPGLFVFNAGPYEALEFGHEEEEEAELYDCRYCGKKFRRQAYLRKHTAAHEMATSSRQVAFVCHLCGARFPSADVRDKHRVWHAMRDELLGRDGGGRGGFAAEGYGVNREREQQLFACKLCSAAFLSSPGLARHVSKSHPGENMHVIMHMAVTN; encoded by the coding sequence ATGCCTCGAGGATTCCTGGTAAAAAGGACCAGGCGAGGCTCCGCGTCATATCGACCGCGCAAAAGCAAGCCACTCGCCCAGTGGCACGATGGCCAGAGCCGCTGCGGGGAGACCGAGCCTGTCAAGGAAAACCACGTGTGGGGCGTCCCGAGCCCCGACGTGGCGCCCCCGCCGGCCCCTCGCGAGGACTCCGCGGGTGTCACCGAAGTGTGGAATCTCCACGTGGAGTCCGCCGTAGAGGCAGAGGAGGCGGACCGACGAGCGCAGTTGCCGGACCCCGAAGTCGACATGACCACCCCCGCGGGGGAGGACTTCTCCTGCTTCCTCTCCCCTCTGCGTCCATTAGTCCAAGCCCGCGCCGAGGTGGAAAAGAAAGCACTATTCACACAAACGTGCTTGTCCTCGTCCCCGGAGACACAATTGCCGTTTTTGGTGAGTTCGACGCGGACGTCGACGGGAGTGACGTCCCCCGACACCCGCTTTTCGTCTTACGGTCCTCTTCCGAAATACGAGTCTGACATGGCGAGCTTGTTCCCGCCGCTTGTTAACCCCGGGCATCACGCAGGTGGGAGAAAACGCTCTCCCCCGGAGTCGAACAAACAAAACCGAGTCAAAGCCAAAGTGAACAGGAAGCTTACCTTCGAGGACGAAGTGACCACCTCTCCGGTTTTAGGTCTGCGCATCAAGAAGGAAGGTCCGGAAGCGACGAGGCGACCACCCCGCGACAAGTCGTCGACCGGAAATCAGCCACTGGGGGAGTTCATCTGCCAACTTTGCAAGGAGGAGTATGCCGACCCGCTCTCCCTGGCCCAGCACAAGTGCTCCCGCATTGTGCGGGTGGAGTACCGCTGCCCCGAATGCGACAAAGTCTTCAGCTGCCCCGCCAACCTGGCTTCACACCGCCGCTGGCACAAGCCGCGTCCGACCGGAAGTGGGTCTCCCTCGGTGAAGCAACTCGAGGTGGACGGGAGGGAGACGGAGTCGCTGCGCGGGGTCAACCGGCACCGGGCGGCCCGGGACAACACCGCGACCTCGGACTCCTCTTCGCCTCTTTACCCGCCGGACAGCGGCCCCCCGCCGGGCCTGTTCGTGTTCAACGCTGGCCCGTACGAAGCTCTAGAGTTCGGCcacgaggaagaagaggaagcggAGTTGTACGACTGTCGCTACTGCGGCAAAAAATTCCGTCGACAAGCCTACCTGAGGAAGCATACGGCGGCGCACGAAATGGCGACTTCGAGCCGCCAGGTCGCGTTCGTTTGTCACCTGTGCGGCGCTCGCTTCCCGTCGGCAGACGTGCGGGACAAGCACCGCGTGTGGCACGCCATGCGGGACGAGCTCCTGGGAAGAGACGGAGGGGGACGCGGCGGCTTCGCGGCGGAGGGATACGGTGTCAACCGGGAGCGCGAACAGCAACTCTTCGCGTGCAAACTTTGTTCCGCCGCCTTCCTCAGCTCGCCGGGGCTCGCGAGGCACGTGAGCAAGTCTcatcccggggagaacatgcacgtCATCATGCACATGGCCGTCACGAACTGA